From one Xyrauchen texanus isolate HMW12.3.18 chromosome 17, RBS_HiC_50CHRs, whole genome shotgun sequence genomic stretch:
- the LOC127657744 gene encoding leukocyte elastase inhibitor-like, with the protein MESLSAAHTQFSIKLFKEISEGNASGNVFYSPLSIFSALAMLTAGAAGNTQAQIFKVLGIKNSVKADTITPAPGPSMQQHAQKPQKLPAALTKPPPQLHNEPVHKTEDNINSDINKLMSELNKPGVPYMLSLVNRLYGEQSYQFVDKFLKDTEKYYQAGLEKVDFKTNAKAARDNINQWVEKNTQGKIKNLLPEGTVDVMTKLVLVNAIYFKGTWMLKFKKELTRELQFKLNKAQTKPVQMMHQTDRFPLALIPEVNSQVLELPYIGETLSMLIILPNKIEDDTTGLQKLEKAMTYEKLMEWTGPERMSEQKVEIALPKFKMAETYDMNSHLEAMGMVDAFDTQKVNLSGMSLNNNLVVSKVIHKSFVEVNEAGTEAAAATAVVIKFGCALRPPLPTFIADHPFLFFIRHNPTKSILFYGRFCSP; encoded by the exons ATGGAGTCTTTgtctgctgcacacacacagttCTCCATCAAGCTGTTTAAGGAGATCAGTGAAGGAAACGCATCTGGAAATGTCTTCTACTCTCCTCTCAGCATCTTCTCTGCTCTTGCCATGCTGACAGCTGGAGCAGCGGGAAACACACAAGCTCAGATCTTCAAG GTCCTGGGCATTAAAAATTCTGTCAAAGCTGACACCATCACTCCAGCTCCTGGACCATCAATGCAACAACATGCCCAGAAACCTCAGAAGTTACCTGCTGCACTCACG AAACCTCCTCCTCAACTTCATAATGAACCTGTACATAAAACTGAGGATAATATTAATTCCGACATCAACAAACTCATGAGTGAGCTGAACAAGCCGGGAGTCCCGTACATGTTGAGCCTTGTTAACCGCCTCTATGGGGAGCAGTCCTACCAGTTTGTTGAC AAATTTCTTAAGGACACAGAAAAATACTACCAGGCTGGACTGGAGAAGGTGGACTTTAAAACGAATGCAAAAGCTGCACGTGACAACATCAACCAATGGGTGGAGAAAAATACACAAG GAAAGATCAAGAACTTGCTGCCAGAGGGAACCGTCGATGTAATGACTAAATTAGTCTTGGTAAACGCCATCTACTTCAAAGGTACCTGGATGCTAAAATTTAAAAAGGAATTAACTCGGGAGCTGCAGTTTAAACTGAACAAG GCTCAGACTAAGCCAGTGCAGATGATGCATCAGACAGACCGATTTCCTCTGGCCCTCATCCCAGAGGTCAACAGTCAGGTCCTGGAGCTGCCGTATATTGGGGAGACTCTCAGTATGCTGATCATCCTTCCAAATAAGATAGAAGATGACACCACTGGCCTTCAAAAG CTGGAGAAAGCAATGACCTACGAGAAGCTAATGGAGTGGACCGGACCTGAAAGGATGAGCGAACAGAAAGTTGAAATCGCTCTGCCTAAATTCAAGATGGCGGAGACCTATGACATGAACAGCCATCTGGAAGCCATGGGCATGGTGGACGCTTTTGACACGCAGAAGGTGAATTTGTCAGGCATGTCTCTCAACAACAATCTGGTGGTGTCTAAAGTGATTCATAAATCCTTTGTTGAAGTGAATGAGGCAGGAACAGAAGCAGCTGCAGCCACTGCAGTCGTGATTAAGTTTGGCTGTGCATTACGGCCTCCACTGCCAACATTTATTGCAGATCACCCCTTTCTGTTCTTCATCCGACACAATCCCACCAAGAGCATTCTCTTCTATGGACGCTTCTGCTCTCCTTGA